From Saccopteryx leptura isolate mSacLep1 chromosome 3, mSacLep1_pri_phased_curated, whole genome shotgun sequence, one genomic window encodes:
- the LOC136398602 gene encoding uncharacterized protein, with the protein MLTTPSPCRAPRLGCLLPRGSCREGRGGRSPAWPAGPAAQSPEQGRTIQNPDQGRTAQSPEQGRAAQSPEQGRAVQNPEQGRAAQNPEQGRAIQNPEQGRAAQNLEQGRAVQNPEQGHAQSPEQGRAVQNPEQGRAAQNPEQGRAVQSPEQGCAAQNPEQGPEQGRAVQNPEQGPEQGRAVQSPEQGRAAQNPEQGRAVQNPEQGCAAQNPEQGLEQGCAAQNPEQGLEQGCAVQNPERGRAAQNPEQGRAIQNPEQGCAAQNPEQGLEQGRAVQNPEQGRAQSPEQGRAVQNPEQGRAAQNPEQGRAIQNPEQGRAAQNPEQGLEQGRAVQNPEQGHA; encoded by the exons ATGCTGACCACGCCTA GCCCATGCCGGGCTCCTCGGCTAGGCTGCCTGCTGCCCAGAGGCTcctgcagggagggcagagggggcaggAGTCCGGCATGGCCAGCAGGGCCGGCcgcccagagcccagagcagggCCGTACCATCCAGAACCCAGATCAGGGCCGTACcgcccagagcccagagcagggccgtgccgcccagagcccagagcagggCCGTGCCGTCCAGAACCCAGAGCAGGGCCGTGCCGCCCAGAACCCAGAGCAGGGCCGTGCCATCCAGAACCCAGAGCAGGGCCGTGCCGCCCAGAACCTAGAGCAGGGCCGTGCCGTCCAGAACCCAGAGCAGGGCCAtgcccagagcccagagcagggCCGTGCCGTCCAGAACCCAGAGCAGGGCCGTGCCGCCCAGAACCCAGAGCAGGGCCGTGCCGTCCAGAGCCCAGAGCAGGGCTGTGCCGCCCAGAACCCAGAGCAGGGCCCAGAGCAGGGCCGTGCCGTCCAGAACCCAGAGCAGGGCCCAGAGCAGGGCCGTGCCGTCCAGAGCCCAGAGCAGGGCCGTGCCGCCCAGAACCCAGAGCAGGGCCGTGCCGTCCAGAACCCAGAGCAGGGCTGTGCCGCCCAGAACCCAGAGCAGGGCCTAGAGCAGGGCTGTGCCGCCCAGAACCCAGAGCAGGGCCTAGAGCAGGGCTGTGCCGTCCAGAACCCAGAGCGGGGCCGTGCCGCCCAGAACCCAGAGCAGGGCCGTGCCATCCAGAACCCAGAGCAGGGCTGTGCCGCCCAGAACCCAGAGCAGGGCCTAGAGCAGGGCCGTGCCGTCCAGAACCCAGAGCAGGGCCGtgcccagagcccagagcagggCCGTGCCGTCCAGAACCCAGAGCAGGGCCGTGCCGCCCAGAACCCAGAGCAGGGCCGTGCCATCCAGAACCCAGAGCAGGGCCGTGCCGCCCAGAACCCAGAGCAGGGCCTAGAGCAGGGCCGTGCCGTCCAGAACCCAGAGCAGGGCCATGCCTAG